A region of Lepeophtheirus salmonis chromosome 13, UVic_Lsal_1.4, whole genome shotgun sequence DNA encodes the following proteins:
- the LOC121128484 gene encoding U-scoloptoxin(01)-Cw1a produces the protein MNMIKTSLSLVSVVLALTFSTTSAQRFDIDSLRESIPGEPGQDYPIFSFVPDTSFTCQGNDRVDGGYYADTETNCQAFHICASADEVGFLTKYSFLCPNGTLFNQNYFICDWWFNFDCSVAPSLYSLNDAVAAEREANNPPTVNRRN, from the exons atgaaCATGATCAAGACTTCTTTATCCCTTGTTTCAGTTGTCCTAG CCTTAACTTTTTCGACAACTTCAGCTCAAAGATTTGATATAGACAGCCTTCGAGAGTCCATTCCTGGAGAGCCAGGACAAGACTaccctattttttcatttgttccTGATACTTCCTTTACTTGCCAAGGTAATGATCGTGTTGATGGAGGTTACTACGCAGACACAGAAACAAATTGTCAGGCTTTCCACATTTGTGCTTCAGCAGATGAAGTCGGATTCCTCACCAAATACTCCTTCCTCTGTCCTAATGGAactctttttaatcaaaactaCTTTATTTGTGACTGGTGGTTCAACTTTGACTGCTCAGTAGCTCCTTCACTTTATAGTCTCAATGATGCCGTTGCTGCTGAAAGAGAGGCCAACAATCCACCCACTGTCAACCGAAGGAACTAA
- the LOC121127457 gene encoding tropomyosin yields the protein MDAIKKKMQAMKLEKDNAMDRADACEQQAKDANLRAEKAEEEVRELQKKMQQLENDLDQTQEKLLNANQRLEEKEKALTNAEGEVAALNRRIQLLEEDLERSEERLAVATQKLSEASHAADESERMRKVLENRSLSDEERMEALENQLKEARFLAEEADRKYDEVARKLATVEADLERAEERAETGETKIIELEEELRVVGNNLKSLEVSEEKANQRETSYKEQIKTLTTKLKQAEARAEFAERSVQKLQKEVDRLEDELVHEKEKFKAISDELDQTFAEMSGY from the exons ATGGATgccatcaaaaagaaaatgcaaGCCATGAAGCTTGAAAAGGACAATGCCATGGACAGGGCTGATGCTTGCGAGCAACAAGCTAAAGATGCCAATCTCCGTGCCGAAAAG GCTGAGGAGGAAGTCCGTGAGCTCCAAAAGAAGATGCAACAACTCGAAAACGACTTGGATCAAACGCAAGAAAAGTTGTTGAACGCTAACCAAAGACTCGAAGAGAAGGAAAAGGCCTTGACCAACGCTGAAGGTGAGGTCGCTGCCCTTAACAGGCGTATTCAACTCCTTGAAGAAGACTTGGAAAGATCCGAAGAGCGTCTTGCTGTTGCAACTCAAAAACTCTCCGAAGCCTCCCACGCTGCTGATGAATCTGAGCGTATGAGAAAGGTCTTGGAAAACAGAAGCTTGTCCGATGAAGAACGTATGGAAGCCCTCGAAAACCAACTCAAAGAAGCCAGATTCCTCGCTGAAGAAGCTGATCGCAAATACGACGAAGTTGCTCGCAAACTTGCCACCGTTGAAGCTGATTTAGAGCGTGCTGAAGAGAGAGCCGAAACTGGAGAGACTAAG ATCATCGAATTGGAAGAAGAATTGAGAGTCGTCGGTAACAATCTCAAGTCTTTGGAGGTCTCAGAAGAAAAA GCTAACCAACGTGAAACTTCATACAAAGAGCAAATCAAGACTTTAACTACCAAGCTAAAGCAG GCCGAAGCAAGAGCTGAATTTGCTGAGAGATCCGTCCAAAAATTGCAAAAGGAAGTTGACAGACTTGAAGACGAGCTCGTTCACGAGAAGGAGAAGTTCAAGGCTATTTCAGATGAATTGGATCAAACCTTTGCTGAAATGTCTGGCTATTAA